Proteins encoded in a region of the Natator depressus isolate rNatDep1 chromosome 23, rNatDep2.hap1, whole genome shotgun sequence genome:
- the UBE2S gene encoding ubiquitin-conjugating enzyme E2 S, with amino-acid sequence MNSNVENLPPHVIRLVYKEVSTLTSDPPEGIKVFPNEEDITDVQVTIEGPEGTPYAGGVFRMKLILGKDFPAAPPKGYFLTKIFHPNVGASGEICVNVLKKDWKAELGIKHVLLTIKCLLIHPNPESALNEEAGRLLLENYEEYAARARLLTEIHAQPSSLRGASKDPADPCSSSAAALAPGGEGPMAKKHAGDRDKKQLAKKKTDKKRALRRL; translated from the exons AACTCGAACGTGGAAAACCTGCCGCCTCACGTCATCCGGCTGGTCTACAAGGAGGTCTCCACCCTGACGTCGGACCCGCCGGAGGGCATCAAGGTCTTCCCCAATGAGGAGGACATCACAGATGTCCAGGTCACCATCGAAGGACCTG AGGGGACGCCCTACGCCGGGGGCGTCTTCCGCATGAAGCTCATCCTGGGCAAGGATTTCCCAGCCGCGCCACCCAAGGGCTACTTCCTCACCAAGATCTTCCACCCCAACGTGGGGGCCAGCGGCGAGATCTGCGTCAACGTCCTCAAGAAAGACtggaaggcagagctgggcattAAGCATGTGCTGCTG ACCATCAAGTGCTTGCTGAtccaccccaaccctgagtcGGCCCTGAACGAGGAAGCGGGGCGCCTCCTTCTGGAGAACTACGAGGAGTACGCCGCCCGGGCCCGCCTGCTGACGGAGATCCATgcccagccctccagcctgcGGGGGGCCAGCAAGGATCCCGCcgacccctgctcctcctccgcAGCCGCCCTGGCCCCCGGGGGCGAGGGCCCCATGGCCAAGAAACACGCCGGTGACAGGGACAAGAAACAGCTGGCGAAGAAGAAGACGGACAAAAAGCGGGCACTCCGGCGGCTCTAG
- the LOC141976868 gene encoding transmembrane protein 100-like: protein MSAPPVPCDHVTVNMATEEVQIQLCPDPRLVSTATGGAEGACHRCLLPFSVVATLIGVAVTTLAYSRDAHGSVLWVLGLALLGAGVLGLAGSYLAYCCQGRKIRGWRRGSFTLLVGDPLQKKMVV from the coding sequence ATGTCTGCCCCCCCGGTGCCATGCGACCACGTGACAGTGAACATGGCCACGGAAGAGGTCCAGATCCAGCTGTGCCCGGACCCACGGCTGGTGAGCACGGCCACGGGAGGCGCGGAAGGTGCCTGCCACCGCTGCCTCCTGCCCTTCAGCGTGGTGGCGACGCTGATCGGGGTGGCGGTGACGACCCTGGCCTACTCCCGGGACGCCCACGGCTCggtgctgtgggtgctggggCTGGCCCTGCTGGGCGCCGGGGTGCTGGGCTTGGCCGGGAGTTACCTGGCCTACTGCTGCCAGGGCCGCAAGATCAGGGGCTGGAGACGCGGCAGCTTCACCCTGCTGGTGGGGGACCCGCTGCAGAAGAAGATGGTGGTGTGA
- the RCVRN gene encoding recoverin — protein sequence MGNSKSGALSKEILEDLKLNTKYSEDELCKWYESFQKQCPDGRISQAEFEKIYGNFFPKSDPQVYARHVFRSFDTNGDGTLDFREYIIALHLTSSGKTNLKLEWAFSLFDVDRNGEISKSEVLEIITAIFKMIPLEEQKMLAEDENTPQKRANKLWDFFKKGENDKIAEGEFISGVMQNEAIMKLIQYEPKK from the exons ATGGGGAACAGTAAAAGCGGGGCTCTGTCCAAGGAGATCCTGGAGGACCTGAAGCTCAACACCAAGTACTCGGAGGACGAGCTGTGCAAGTGGTATGAGAGCTTCCAGAAGCAGTGCCCGGACGGGCGCATCAGCCAGGCCGAGTTCGAGAAGATCTACGGCAACTTCTTCCCCAAGTCGGACCCCCAGGTCTACGCGCGCCACGTCTTCCGCAGCTTCGACACCAACGGCGATGGGACGCTGGACTTCCGGGAGTACATCATAGCCCTGCACCTCACCTCCTCCGGCAAAACCAACCTCAAGCTGGAGTGGGCCTTCTCCCTCTTCGACGTCGACCGCAACGGCGAGATCAGCAAGAGCGAGGTGCTGGAGATCATCACG GCAATATTTAAGATGATTCCCCTTGAAGAGCAGAAAATGCTTGCTGAGGATGAAAACACCCCCCAGAAACGAGCCAACAAGCTCTGGGACTTTTTCAAAAAGGGGGAAAACG acaaaatCGCGGAGGGGGAGTTCATCTCCGGGGTGATGCAGAACGAAGCCATCATGAAGCTGATCCAATACGAACCCAAGAAATAG
- the RPL28 gene encoding LOW QUALITY PROTEIN: large ribosomal subunit protein eL28 (The sequence of the model RefSeq protein was modified relative to this genomic sequence to represent the inferred CDS: deleted 1 base in 1 codon): protein MSAHLQWMILRNSSSFLIKRNKQTYSTEPNNLKARNSFRYNGLIHRKTVGVEPAADGKGIVVVLKKRAGQRKPATCYEKTTINKNARATLSSLRHIIRKNSYRKDLRMAALRRASAILRSQKPVVVKKKRTRATKTA, encoded by the exons ATGTCGGCCCATCTGCAGTGGATGATC CTTCGCAACAGCTCCAGCTTCCTGATCAAGCGGAACAAACAAACCTACAGCACC GAGCCGAACAACCTGAAGGCCAGAAACTCCTTCCGCTACAACGGGCTGATCCATCGCAAGACAGTGGGCGTGGAGCCCGCGGCGGACGGGAAGGGGATCGTGGTGGTGCTGAAGAAACGGGCAG gccagCGCAAGCCAGCCACGTGCTATGAGAAGACGACCATTAACAAGAACGCCCGGGCTACGCTCAGCAGCCTGCGCCACATCATCCGCAAGAACAGCTACCGCAAGGATCTGCGCATG GCCGCTCTGCGTCGTGCCAGCGCCATCCTGCGGAGCCAGAAGCCGGTGGTGGTGAAGAAGAAGAGAACCCGGGCTACCAAGACAGCGTGA